Proteins encoded together in one Coffea arabica cultivar ET-39 chromosome 2c, Coffea Arabica ET-39 HiFi, whole genome shotgun sequence window:
- the LOC140035688 gene encoding uncharacterized protein — MEDREWVVWKLAEVLPCDMVQQVLAMAGLDGASPDRMIWLASSSGQFSLWFTYREVREMKPSSFLFCQIWHASVPLKMSFFILRLLSNRLPLDDVLVTRGFQLPSKCSCYLVSNTESLRHLFLEGELATAVWQFFGSVGRLALNVSHVRVWLIGWWLKPVKSK, encoded by the coding sequence ATGGAGGATAGGGAATGGGTCGTGTGGAAGCTAGCTGAAGTCCTACCTTGCGACATGGTACAGCAGGTATTGGCGATGGCTGGGCTGGATGGGGCCTCCCCTGATAGAATGATATGGTTAGCATCAAGCTCGGGTCAGTTTTCATTATGGTTTACATATAGAGAGGTTCGTGAGATGAAGCCGTCATCATTCCTCTTTTGCCAGATATGGCATGCGAGTGTCCCCCTGAAGATGTCCTTCTTTATACTTCGTTTGCTATCTAACCGCCTTCCCTTGGATGATGTGTTGGTGACACGTGGTTTTCAGCTTCCATCTAAGTGTTCATGTTATTTGGTATCGAATACTGAATCCCTTCGTCACTTGTTCTTGGAAGGGGAACTTGCAACTGCGGTGTGGCAGTTTTTTGGCTCGGTAGGTAGGTTGGCTCTGAATGTCAGCCATGTCCGGGTGTGGTTGATTGGTTGGTGGCTCAAGCCGGTGAAATCAAAGTAG